In the genome of Anaerolineaceae bacterium oral taxon 439, the window TCGAGGAATGGCGTATATTGTTTCCGGGGGGCAATCAAAAGTTATCATGCATCCAAACTATCGGGATATCGGCTTGGGAAAAATAGGTGGGATCATCCCATTCTCAGTTCTGATTCTTCTTGGCGTTGCAACCGCATCGTACATACTGCTGCATCAAACTACATTTGGTCGTTATATTTATGCGGTAGGGGGAAACAAAGACGCAGCGCGAGCCTCGGGCGTAAACGTTGAAAAAACAATAATTCAATCATATATTCTGATGGGAGGATGTTCGGCAATATCCGGCGTAATCTTAGCGTCCCGAATTAACGCGTCGCAGCCCAACATCGGCATGGGATATGAAACAGACGCAATCGCAGCCTGCGTTATCGGAGGAACCTCGTTCGCAGGAGGCGTTTCTACAATTCCGGGCGCAATGATTGGAATTTTCATGATCGGAATTATTTACAACGGAATGAACCTGCTCCAGGTCCAATCCTATTGGCAAACTGTTATCAAAGGTTTGCTTATTCTTCTTGCGGTACTTCTTGACATGTATCTCAATAAAAAACGCAGTAAATAACGGGAATACCCGTAAAAAAGGAGAGAAAAAATGAAAAACAAAGTTTTATACATATTGCTGTCAGCCGCTGTTCTCACTTTGATCACAGGCTGCACATCCGGAGATAAACCGTCGGAAACCAAAGTAGTCGTCGGTTGGCTCCAGAAGAACCAAACGAATGTTTTCGAAACGTACATCAATAAAGGAGGCGAAACGGTTCTAAACGAAAAAAAGAAAACTGGAGAAATCACGGACTTCATCCTTCTCGATGGGAATACCGATCCTTCCACACAGATTAATCAGGCAAACGATCTGATTAACTCAAGTGTATCCGCCGCTATTCTGCAGCCAGCGGAAGCCGATGGAAGCGCTCCAGCGCTAAAAGCCCTTACAGACGCCGGGATTCCAGTCGTCGTCGTAAACGCACGAACAAACAATACGGATGAACTCGCCTCCGCATACGTCGGGTCTAACGACATTGTCGCCGGCGAAATGATGGGGAAGTTCGTCCTCGATAAGCTGGGGGAATCTGGCGGCTATGCGCATCTTATGGGTATGGTCGGGAACTCAGCAGCTGTTGAACGCACCACAGGGATTCATAACATTATGGATACAGCGTCCGGATGGACCTTGCTTGACGAACAATCAGCGGAATGGCAGGGAGATAAAGCGAGTAAGTTTGCGCAAGACTGGATCAATCTCCATGGCGACAATCTGGATGCAATTATCTGCGACAACGATGATATGGCAATCGCCGCAAAATTAGCCTGTATCGAAGCTGGACGAGATGACATCGTTGTCATTGGCGTTGATGGAATTCAAAGCGCGCTCCAGATGGTCAAATCAGGCGAGTTAGACGGTACTGTTTTTCAAGACGGCAACGGACAAGGGAAGAAAGCTGCCGAGCTCGCGATCGAATTAACCAAAGGGAATCAGATTCAAAAAGAATACTGGATCGACTTCGTCCTCGTCACGCAAGATAATGTTGATCAATACATTTCAGAATAAATCTTGGTATTAAGGAGGAGACCGGTTATCTTCAAAAATGGCCTCCTCCCCAAAAAACAGGTGGAGAAAAAATGTACGAATTAACGAATAGCGGTCTACCCCTTTACTATATTGAAGAAACAGGAATGATCGCCTTAAGTGGAGAACTATCGTTCGATGGATATTCTCGAAAATATGCGAGCCAAATGGAAGGATTATTCTATACAAAAAAAACGTTATCCTCAAGCGAGGCAATTTACGACGTTTACCGTGGAATCCGATTTCCCAAAGACAAGGCGCTTTTAGATGATTTTGAGTTACGCTACGATATCACAGTGATCTACGACGGAACGATCGACGGAGAAAGAAAAAAAACCTCCGGGCATTATCATGGCTACAATCCAGCCAGAACGGCGACATACGCGGAAGTATATGAGGTTATTAAAGGAAAAGCGCTGTATATTCTTCAACGTGCGGATAATTTCAGCGACACAACCGCTGAAATCCAAGTCAATGACCTGAAATTCGCTATCGTCAATGAAGGAGAAGCGATTATCATTCCGCCAAATTATGGTCATTGTTCTATCAACATCGGAAGCGGGCCCCTGATTTTCAGCAATTTAGCCTACATCCCTTGCAGCGTACATTATGCCCAGGTCCAACGATACCATGGAATGAATTACTACATATTCAACGATAAAGAAAATGAGTTTAATGTAATTCCGAACAGGCTATATCCCCGCAGCCCCAATTATGAGATTGTGACCGTAAAAGAAGCGCCAAACCTCGGGATCAAGTTCGGAGTTCCCATCTACAAGAGCTTCCAGGAAAATCCAAAAGCGTTTAGTTATTTAGGCGACCCAGCGCCCTACGAAAGCCTGATTTTAGAGAACCTGACAGGAGTACAGAAAAAATGAAAAAACTTCAAATTGCTCTCGACTTATTGACCTTGGAAAACGCGCTTGATGTCTTGTCAAAAGTCGCGGAATACGTCGACATTATTGAAGTCGGGACTCCATTAATCATTTCCGAAGGATGCAAAGCGGTAGAAACAATCAAGCGCAAGTATCCCCAAAAAACTGTCTTCGCGGATATTAAAGTCATGGACGGAGGTTCTGTTGTCCCAAAAATCGCTTTTAGCGCGGGAGCCGATATGGTTTCCGTCTTAGCCGCTGCGGATGATAAAACGATATTGGCCACGTTGGATTGCGCGAAAGCATTCAGTGGGAAAGTCCTTGTCGACATGTGTTCCGTTGCAGATTTGACCAAAAGAGGAATCGAGATTGACAAGATGGGCATCGATTATGTTTGCGTTCATGTGGGCTACGATCTTCAAGATCTGAATATTGACCCAGTAGAAGAATTAAAAAAAATATCGTCGATGAAAACGAAAAAGGCAATCGCAGGAGGAATCCGCTTAGAGTCTTTTCAGGATGCCGTGAAGAGCGCGGCCGATATTATCGTCGTCGGAGGGGGTTTATATAATCAGCCAGAAATGGTATCGACAGCAAGGGAAATGCACCATATCATCGAAAGTTTTAATGGAAAACAGGGTTAGATGATGGAAATCAAACAGATTACACTCAGCGCCACAGATGAATTACGCCAGATTTTCGAGAAATTAGAAGAGGATCAGGTCAAAACGTTAATCGAAAACATCACACAAGCAGATAAGATATTCGTATCCGGAGCAGGACGATCTTTGCTCATGCTTCGCGGATTTGCGATGCGACTGATGCATTTAGGATTTAGGAGCTATGTCGTCGGCGATACAATAACGCCTGCCTTCAGCGAAAACGATTTGCTGATCATCGGTTCGGGCTCCGGAGAAACGAGAACGCTGATTTCAATAGCGATAAAAGCCAAGGAAATCGGAGGAAAAATCACGTTGATTTCAACACGTGAGAAATCTACCCTCAGTAAATTGTCATACGATACAATAATTATTCCAGCGTATACGGATAAAGTTGACGAACCGTCCCAGAGAAAGCCGCTGCTTCCCGGCGGATCATTATTCGAAGAAGCGCTTCTGGTCCTTCTTGATTCGGTCGTTCTCCCTCTATCGGAGGTGCATTCCATACCCACGACCAAAGCATTTTCATTCCATGCGAATTTGGAATAACCATGAAAGATACTTTTGTTGGAATTGACGTTGGGGGGACAAATATTAAGATCATGCTCATGGATTGTGAAAAGACAATCATAGCAGATCACTCAATTCCAACAGAAAAAGAAAAAGGACGTAACTCTATTACAGACAAGATCATTAACATAATTATACAGATGTTAACAAACAATCAGGTATCAAGAAACAGAGTAGCCTGCGTCTGCATGGGATTACCGGGAGCTATTAACATCAGAGAGCAAAAAACCATACATCTGGCTTATCTTGATTGGAACAATCTTAACCCAACGGATGAAATCGGGAAATTCTTCAATTGTCCGACCTTGATTGATAATGATGCAAGTCTGAACGCATGGGGGGAGTATCATTTTTCATATGCGAATCAATATAAAAACATCGTTCTTCTGACGTTAGGAACGGGCGTCGGCTGCGGCGTTATCCTCAATGGAGAGATATTTCGGGGATCGTCTTATCTTGGCGCGGAAATTGGGCATATGACAATCGA includes:
- a CDS encoding 3-hexulose-6-phosphate synthase; translated protein: MKKLQIALDLLTLENALDVLSKVAEYVDIIEVGTPLIISEGCKAVETIKRKYPQKTVFADIKVMDGGSVVPKIAFSAGADMVSVLAAADDKTILATLDCAKAFSGKVLVDMCSVADLTKRGIEIDKMGIDYVCVHVGYDLQDLNIDPVEELKKISSMKTKKAIAGGIRLESFQDAVKSAADIIVVGGGLYNQPEMVSTAREMHHIIESFNGKQG
- a CDS encoding 6-phospho 3-hexuloisomerase, which gives rise to MEIKQITLSATDELRQIFEKLEEDQVKTLIENITQADKIFVSGAGRSLLMLRGFAMRLMHLGFRSYVVGDTITPAFSENDLLIIGSGSGETRTLISIAIKAKEIGGKITLISTREKSTLSKLSYDTIIIPAYTDKVDEPSQRKPLLPGGSLFEEALLVLLDSVVLPLSEVHSIPTTKAFSFHANLE
- a CDS encoding sugar ABC transporter permease, with the translated sequence MKERKLFGMTKELFLRRYGITFIFIAMVILLSIVSPVFRTWRNWVSILQQVSTNGILALGMVFVITAGGIDLSIGSMLALTSVVVGETLIATNSIPLAIFAAIVICSIFGFINGILVARFDLFPFVVTLATQLVIRGMAYIVSGGQSKVIMHPNYRDIGLGKIGGIIPFSVLILLGVATASYILLHQTTFGRYIYAVGGNKDAARASGVNVEKTIIQSYILMGGCSAISGVILASRINASQPNIGMGYETDAIAACVIGGTSFAGGVSTIPGAMIGIFMIGIIYNGMNLLQVQSYWQTVIKGLLILLAVLLDMYLNKKRSK